The proteins below come from a single Macrobrachium rosenbergii isolate ZJJX-2024 chromosome 50, ASM4041242v1, whole genome shotgun sequence genomic window:
- the LOC136832923 gene encoding gastrula zinc finger protein XlCGF8.2DB-like, whose protein sequence is MECEAEILENECGELTAQDATEFLSIVLEVEEEITQSNVDFSFLNEVDTRKNLITCPICLKLYAGKGNLNKHLRVHTGEKPFVCPICGKGFKQNRLKEHLRTHTGEKPYECVVCNKRFKENGHLTKHKLVHTGEKPYVCPICGKGCNQNHRLTEHMRTHTGERPFKCPVCDRGFSLKSHVQKHMLTHRCQKPHECPVCGKRYAMKRFFQNHLQNHASEKAGHSDSKGKNVDCPDVHTDSSVGVTYNDQNVKNPHMQNDGIVASSFHKEEY, encoded by the coding sequence ATGGAATGTGAGGCAGAGATCCTTGAAAATGAGTGTGGAGAACTCACAGCACAGGATGCAACAGAGTTTCTGTCTATTGTATTAGAAGTGGAAGAAGAGATCACTCAATCCAATGTTGATTTTAGTTTCCTTAATGAAGTTGATACAAGGAAGAATTTGATTACCTGTCCTATTTGCTTGAAACTATATGCAGGGAAAGGTAACCTAAATAAACACCTGCGAGTTCACACTGGAGAGAAACCATTTGTTTGTCCAATATGCGGGAAAGGTTTCAAGCAGAATCGATTGAAGGAGCACCTTCGAACTCACACTGGAGAAAAGCCCTACGAGTGCGTTGTGTGTAACAAGCGTTTCAAGGAAAATGGGCATTTAACGAAGCATAAGCTAGTTCACACCGGTGAAAAGCCGTATGTTTGTCCTATTTGTGGTAAGGGATGCAACCAGAATCATCGTTTGACAGAACACATGCGAACACACACTGGGGAGAGGCCGTTCAAGTGCCCTGTTTGTGATAGAGGATTTTCGTTGAAAAGTCACGTTCAGAAACACATGCTAACCCACAGGTGCCAAAAGCCTCACGAATGCCCAGTTTGTGGGAAGCGTTATGCAATGAAAAGATTCTTTCAGAATCATTTGCAGAATCATGCAAGTGAAAAAGCTGGCCATTCAGattccaaaggaaaaaatgttgatTGCCCAGATGTACACACTGACAGTAGTGTAGGTGTAACATATAATGATCAAAATGTGAAAAACCCCCATATGCAAAATGATGGCATAGTTGCATCCAGTTTTCATAAGGAAGAATATTGA
- the RpS21 gene encoding small ribosomal subunit protein eS21 isoform X1 produces the protein MKGEREEVTPCKNPLGNMQNDSGEYVDLYVPRKCSASNRIIHAKDHASIQINLAEVDESTGRMTGQYKTYAICGEIRKMGESDDCLARLAKKDGILPKNY, from the exons ATGAAGGGGGAAAGAGAGG aagtaACCCCTTGCAAAAACCCACTAGGCAACATGCAGAACGACTCTGGAGAATACGTGGATTTGTACGTGCCACGCAAGTGCTCTGCTTCAAACAGAATCATCCATGCCAAAGATCATGCCTCCATCCAGATTAACCTGGCAGAG GTTGATGAAAGCACTGGAAGAATGACTGGCCAGTACAAGACCTATGCTATTTGCGGAGAAATTAGAAAGATG GGCGAGTCTGATGACTGTTTGGCGCGATTGGCCAAGAAGGACGGTATTCTTCCTAA GAACTATTGA
- the RpS21 gene encoding small ribosomal subunit protein eS21 isoform X2, whose protein sequence is MQNDSGEYVDLYVPRKCSASNRIIHAKDHASIQINLAEVDESTGRMTGQYKTYAICGEIRKMGESDDCLARLAKKDGILPKNY, encoded by the exons ATGCAGAACGACTCTGGAGAATACGTGGATTTGTACGTGCCACGCAAGTGCTCTGCTTCAAACAGAATCATCCATGCCAAAGATCATGCCTCCATCCAGATTAACCTGGCAGAG GTTGATGAAAGCACTGGAAGAATGACTGGCCAGTACAAGACCTATGCTATTTGCGGAGAAATTAGAAAGATG GGCGAGTCTGATGACTGTTTGGCGCGATTGGCCAAGAAGGACGGTATTCTTCCTAA GAACTATTGA